Within Dermacentor albipictus isolate Rhodes 1998 colony chromosome 3, USDA_Dalb.pri_finalv2, whole genome shotgun sequence, the genomic segment GCAAAGGCCGCAGAGCCCGCAGCGGACGCTACgaagcttttgaaaagctgcgtactgcgcatgcgcactgccgcCTCCGCGGGATTCCTGCGTACGCAAAGCTattgcggacgcccaactaaagctGTCGAATATCGAAAAAATGCGCTCTCGTGAAGACACGAGAACACGCGGGAACGTCCCGCAAAAGCCGCACAGCCCACAGCGGACGCTACGCAGCTTTTGAAAGGCTGTGTGTGTACGCAAGACACCGTGTGAGCTCCTGCGCGCTGCGCATGTGCACTGTCGCCTCCGCTGATTTCCAGCGTACGCAGAGCTGCTGTGGACGCGCAACTAGATGTGTCTATTGCTCACTGTTTGTGCCTACGTAGTGGCATGGACGTTTATATTGCCGCTTCTCCATCGCAGACTGAGCGGGAAGGGATAGACAAGATGAAAACATTTCTCGATGACCTGGGTCTCCCTTGGCCGAGCAAATCATCTTCATCTCGGCCACAGCTCCTCAACATCCTGGTGCGGGCGTCGCTCGAGTTTGGTATGCCAATGTTCTGGGCCTTCTACGTGGGTCGCCATCCGTCCCGCACTTCCGAGAGCACCATCTACATGACGCTCGACCCGCGGTGTATGGCGTGGATTAGTGACATCGAGGCACTCAGGGTCCGAGGAAACGAAGACGCCTATCTGAGACGCTGCGCTGAGGTCGTTGGTCGCGAAGGCCAGTCCTACTCCCGCATGATCAGCGACGTGCTAGACATCCACTTCGCCATCGTCGATCTCGTGAGAAGCCACTGGTCCGAATCCGCCACTCCTGCTTACAACAGTCTGAGTGATCCTGACCTTCGGCGGGCAATCAACGGCCACCTTCCCGATGATGCACAGATTTGGCCACAGGACGAGGTGCTCAACCTTCAGCCCAACTTATTCGCGCAGCTGGATGCGATGTACCTGAGTAAGAGCGAGTTCCAGGAGAGATTCAAACTGTTCCTCGGCGCCTACGTTGTTTGGGCGCTGTCCCCGATGCTATCCCAATATTTGATGAGCAGCATGCTAGGGTACATGAATCGAGAAGAGAGCAAACGAGACTACCGTTTCCTCAGGTGTATCGACGCGATTGAGTCTCTGTTGCCGCTTGTCTTGTGGCAGTTCCAGCAGGACGCTCAACAAGACCTCGCGCTCTCGTGGAACATGGTCCGCTTGAGCGTACACTCGGTGAGCTCTTGGATACGCACGTACGGAGAGTCGACCGAGCAGCTCGCCAATGCCATCACGACAAAACTGGCGTCCAACGCCTTCAACATGACCAACACTTGGGACTTGCTCGACGACGCGTACAGCTATTTTCCCAACTCCACGGCCGCGTCATTCTTCGATTCGTACCGTAGGGGAGCCCGGGCTACCGCCAAGTTTTTCAAGAACTCGCTGCGTCAGCCGGAACACAGCATCTATCACGTGCCCGGACTCGCCGGTCTCCGATTGTACCAAGTTCTTACGGCACGCGAGGTGGTGGTCTGTCCCTTCCTGGTGAGCCCACCGCTCTACGAAAGTTGGCATCCGCCACCGATACTTGCAGCTCTGGCGGGAACTGACGCTACGGGCCAGATTTTGGCCGTTCTCAAACTATTCTTCTTCTACAACGATCGGTTCGAGGTGAGTGCTCGTGTATACCTCTGCACCGCGAAATTTTACTTCAAGGTCAAAGGAACAAGGCGTGTTCGGTCTTGGCGCATGTAAATTCTAACTAATAAAAGCTGCAGCGCGAACCAGAAAGGAAATGAAGTCACACAAGCAATCTATGAAACTTGCGAGGGACAAATATTTTGGCCATTAAGGATCGAAGACGCCAAATCTTCATTTTGTGACGGAAAAAGCAGACGGCAATCTCTTAAGTCATTCTTTATAGCCGAACGGGGCATTCGACGAAAGGCTGGTGCCTTATAGAGCGGTGAATGTGTATATAGAACATCCGAACACGCTGAACGCACGACCTCTTTCGCCATGCTGATGATTATGAGGTGTCACGAGTGGCAGTACTAGCGGCAGTGTGTTACTAACGCCGTTACACAGGCTGCTGGTACTCAGTTCTTTGCGCAACGCCGCCTCGGTGCATATTGGGTCAAATCAGTGATCAAAGGCGATACGAGGGGGCAAGGATAAGCGCTCAAACTTGAATGAGTGAAAGTTATGCAGTCCATTTGTGACGAAATTTGGGCCTTCTGGAACAAATATTTTGCAGGCGCCGAGCCAAGTTGCGCTGCGttacccgccgaggttgctcagtggctatggtgttgggctgcttagcacgaggtcgcaggatcgaatcccggccacggcggccgcatttcgatgggggtgaaatacgaaaacacccgtgtacttacatttaggtgcacggtaaagaacccccggtggtcgaaatgtccggagtcccccactacggcgtgcctcataatcagaaagcggttttggcacgtaaaaccccataattattagtTGCGCTGCATTTTTCTCGGCGTGATATGCCGCCGTATACTTTGACAGACGTGATGATATCTAAGCATCCAAACTTTCGCTGCCTCCATCAATGATACTCCTGCAACGTCCGCGTCACAGGTCCCGGTTCATGTACTTGCATGCGCATGTGAGTGCGCGTGCACGAGtcgcgtgctctcccgtctcgtGCAGTTCCTCAAAACTAAATTACTaaccgtagtggggggctccgggtgaagtttgaccacctagggttctttaacctgcaccctaTGCATGGcgcacgggcgtttctgcatttcgccgctTTCAAAATCCGGCCGTCGCGGTCGgcattcgatccagcgacctcgtgttAACAGCGCcatgccatagccgctaagccgccACGGCGGGTCAGtgatgcaaaaggatagacagttgggcgagttggtacggtaacatgattttggcttctagcgcgaaatGAAACACGggcacagaaaggagcagacaggacgagcgctctcaactaaatttttattgaaacgaagaatatatatataggtgattgcaaaaaccgtagcataagaacatgacaaggtaaactGAAAAGGTGACTTCCATaccccctgatatgtttaactgatgctttttaccttgtcatgttcttatgctacggtttttgcaatcacctatatatatgttcctcgttttaataaaaatttagttgagagttagcgctcgtcctgtctgctcctttctatgtccgtgtttcacttcgcgctagaagccaaaatgaTGTTAAGGGTCAGTGATATATCCCTGAGGGTATGTATGTGTGCAAGGCTGAAAATATGAGGAGAACAACTACGCAGCCATACTGGCGAACGCATTGTATACGATTGCTGCGCATGTCAACATGAAAGCGTAGCGGGGAGGTtacgaattgttttttttttttctggtgcgaGACGGGCAGGGGCGCATTAAAATGCTTCAGATATgcgtttcggcaaaaaaaaagaaaagagaaagaaagcagatTTGTGCGACATTGCCGCATCACAACTCAATTTCTAGCGGAACGGTTTGTTTCGAATAGTTGCATTGAGATTTTCACTTGCCTGTAATTGAATCACACTTTTTTGTGAAACGTTCGCTTCATCTGGCTCGCTCGTTTGAAACGTTGTCCGCATACATCGTGATCATCTTTAAGTTCTATGGAATTTTGAAAACACCTTTTGAGAGCGAGCATAATTCTTGTCGTTGAGCCGTATTATCGAATAGGCAGACATTACTCgcccgagaaattgaaacactCATTGAACTAAATAACAAAAAATGACTACTAAACTTTTTtgttaattactttacggcacatgttgcaatttacgaattgcggCCGATGAGTTCgcaagacgcatccacttgaactgaatttccagaatgacgccaatTTCGAGATATCACTTACCAAAGTGTGGGACAAAagacatgggcgttccagttatatgtttgtgcttcaatgcataaaagagcgttttgttttaaaaaaaagtaaatggacCAACACTGAATCCTTACAGCGAGttcgatggcgcatatctccaaactggtgtcctTTCAGAAGTTCATTCCAACTGGATACGCCTCagaaactcactggctacaattcgaaAATTGCAAAGTGTGCACcaaaaaaattatttatgaagTTCATTAGCAAATTCTTGTTGATTAGTCGGATATGTATTTCGATTATTCATGCAGGTACTGTCCGCCTCTAGAATTATTtcatctgcaacaggcgatttcgaaaaattccataaaacttaaaaattatcatcCCTTCTAACGCTTTCGAACGCTTGCTTAAGTTTTTAGCCAATGCCATaattacccaccgtggttgctcagtggctatggtgttaggctgctgagcacaaggtcgcgggatcgaatcccggccacggcggccgcatttcgatgggggcgaaatgcgaaaacacccgtgtacttagatttaggtgcacgttaaagaaccgcagatggtcgaaatttccggagtcctccactacggcgtgcctcatagtcagaattttggcacgtaaaaccccataattattattattaataatgcCATAATTCTCTTACACACTTTCAACTTTTGCACGCGCATCAGCCATAGTGTTTCCTCCATTTTCACCCCATTTGAACTAAGGTGCTAATGATCCTGTCAGAGCAGCGGGTGAAATTCTGCGCTGTAAATGAACCATATCTTTCACATCTCCCAAAATTTGCCCCCAATTTTCGCGAAATATGAACAAGGTCATTCATTTAGTTTACTGAGGACACCGCGGGgctctcgtatatatatatatatatatatatatatatatatatatatatatatatatatatatatatatatatatatatatatatatatatatatatatatatatcccagaAATACAGGGAAAAAAAGAGGGTTCAGTAATATTTTGCAAAGATCGTAAGTAAGTCATAAGCTATGGCCATCTAAGTAGTGAAATTTCAAAATAGAATCAAGCGCGAAAATTCGTGAAAAAATGACCACCGAATATTGAATTCAATACCGAGTTTTTTTACTAATTCCTAAAGCGACGTCATAAAGTTTACGCGGAGTGTCTGGAAAAATAAAGGAAGTACGGCTTGTATACATTTAGTTAGCATATACACGTAAAAGCGTTCAAAATTACACGCTCGGACAAGTAAGGAGCTTGTAAATCATAAACAACTGCTTTCAGTTATCTGCAGCGCCAGTGCAATGACagtaacgaaagaaagaaaacagcaggTTACGAAGTAAAACTGCAGCGTTACAATGAGAGAGAGAAGTGTGATACTATAGGACCGCACATTGTATTAAACGGATGAAGACGTGGTGAAACTGACCGAGTTAGAATAAATTAGCATATAAGCTGCCTAAAAGCGAGAAAGCCGTATTGAATGAGTTGAAATTATCGAGGTCCAATTGTCCTGTACCGTGCGATCGATCGGGATGTGGTGTCCCTGTGCAGCCACTGCAGTTAGCGCGCAGCAGAATCATTCGGAACAGTCCTTACAACATCCATCGTGTATTGTTCCTTTCGAGAATCCGATAAGTGTCCTTGTGTCATATATTTGAAAGAAACAAATATTCGACAGCATCGGCTGGCGAATTGTGTAACCAAATACGAATCGaacagcgagcatttactcgaaTTGTATTCAAAACTTCGAAAGatcgcacacccctacttaatATAAACTGCAGATGAACGATCTAGACATTTCGCGACAGCGGTAAAATACGCGTGTAACGTTTTTCGAGTGCTTGCTTATTAATCGCGCTTGCATCTTCGCTTTGGAAATGTCCCGTGTCGACTTCTCCCCTCTCGCGTGCGCAGGCTTACAGCGAGGCCCGCCTGGACCACGGGGCGCGAAATATGCTTGCGAGCATGCGGCGTTTCTCGGAGTTGGTGAAAGCCAGCGATATCATGAAGAATGCGAGCCTGCGCGAAAAGGACGACGTGTGCTCGGCAAGCACCGCAGCACACACCGCCAGCCTCATGCTAGACGTGATGGAGCAGCGCCACGCACCATCCGCGGCTGGCCACCATGTTGCTCCGACCCACGGCAAAACCCACTGGCTCTACGAGAACGAGCGTGTGTTCCAGGAATTCCTGCCCGAGCAAATCTTCTTCATGCTCAGTTGTTTCTATCATTGCGGGAATGCCGGAAGCAGGCGTCAGGGAAAGGTGCGCGTTCTTTTCCCGATTTGCCAGAGCGTATTATATTAGCGAATCGATCGCGTTATGACGAGGTGATTGAACGCGCGCGTTCTTTATACCGAAAGCACGTGAGTCTCGATGTGTGCATTCATGGCTAAGGCAACGCTTACAGCAGCTACGCCGTTCTCCTGAGGCTCCGAAGATATTCAGAGCAAGGATCATATTCACAAAAAAAGTTGTACAATTATTCTTCAGAGTGAATTCCAGCCAATTCTGATGCTGAACATGATAACCCAAGGCGGTTGGCCAGGGTCAGAAAACACTAGAGATGAGAAATAATAAGCGAAAAAAATAAGATGGACACACACTCGAAGGGAAGACGAAGGCAAGCGCTGGATGCAATGCAAGACCAACTAGTCAAACAACTATTCTTCCTAGACCAAAAAAGCACGTATGAATAGAAAGacttgtgaattcggcccctccCTTCGTTCGCGTTTCAGAGTTCTCTTTCTGGACTCAAGTACCTGAGAAGGATGTGTGCGTTGGTGATATAGATGCATGTCATTGTCCTTCTAATTACTTCTAGCTTAAATGAAATTGTAAGGTTTAAAATCACGAAATTGCACAGTGGTTTATGAGGAATGCCGTAGTAGAGTAGTTGGCATTACTTTAAAACTCCCGGTGTTCTTTAGCTTGCACCTAACTTGAAGTTAGGCTACAGGAGCACTTttaaatttcgcccatattttaGCTGGGAATCGAACTCATCACCTCGTGCTCGACAGCAGAAATTTATGGCCACTGCGCCGCCTATTTCTAGCTTTGAGTGAGCTTTAGAGGAGCGTAAGCGAACAGAGTTTTGGCAAACACAATTGGGGCTTgccagtttctttttgttttcgttttttcagTGCTGCATttatattgcgatagcagttatatggacactccagacacATTTCAACAGtcgcgtcgccgtcgccgtgaggttccgtatgagtgaaagcttgtgagggtgagccggcgaacgcggttcagtcTCGCGTGCGCGActgaggaacgcggcccggatgcgtgccctctcctgtagCGCGCGAGGCAGAGGGTGAGAccagggaggaggggcgttcttctccggcggctgctacggtgcttCGATGTCcgcctcgcccgccgctccgtacagagtggagacaaccgcggcgtctactacggcgttggccatgtGAATctcggacgccgtagtagacgcctttggccgACGCTGCAGGAACGCGTTGCCGCCGCTCGTGTGTACTCAacgcggtctgcgacgtggctaaagtgcgcgcccgcgcgggcctcttcttcaaagcgatctgcgatgcttgCAGAATGCGCGTGGTGCcgatagcttcgtatgtgctgcgctttcgacgtttcgtacgccTTGAAGCGGCAGATGCACGGAGGTcgattggctcgcggctgctgccgcgattcctaattCCAGCGTGTTCACAGACAGTTTGGGCTGTCATCGAACGAGATGGGCTTATGTTGACCTTTGCGCGCGTGCCACCCTGCTAGTTAAATTTGTTAAAACACGTTAACGGGCttgttggtttgaatccatgttAGAATATGTTAGCGCGACTGAATAAGGACGTACGAAGAAGCAGGCACACGAAGACAGCGCTGCCTCTGTGTGTCTGTTCCTTTTTTCGTCCTCGTTGAGtaacgcttacacattctatcatagtTAATTTAGTTAGATAGGGCCCATAAATCTatcatccttacttcgtacagctatctactaatttgctatcgctatcggTATCTCGCCTTTCGGGCAGAACTGTGGATTTTTTTCACAAGGTCGTCTTATCTACAACACCAAGGCCAGATGCTTAGTTTCGTGCACTGCGTTTTTCAGCACTGACCGAATGCCAACCACTGTGCCTTAGGCATCACAACTTGTCTGTGGCATAAACCTGACTTTGTTCTTGGCGCATTCATTAAGTGGGTCGTAATCAGAAGAGGCCATGAGTCAAGTTGCGGGCAGGCTGTAGTATACAAATTAAAGGACCTTAAAAACAATGGAAATACGGCATTTCTATCCCTTAGATGCTTTGTATGTGGCAGCTGACACTGGGGATGCGAAAATCTAGGATTTTTTTAACAGGGCTCATGTTCAAGGGCGCTTGACGATTCTCCCGTATTCTCAGCGACCCTCGACTGGAAACATCGTTAAACACAGAGTTCAGATCAGCTCCGCCCCTCGACTGATAACAACGCTACACTTCTTAAGAATTGCCGTAGATGATCACGAAGCGCATTGAGCACTTGTGTGGCGGGATGGCACTGCTATCTGCTTTTTctgaacgcgacagcgttaaggagctcgtgtcgcagaaaagtcggcgtcgtcggtggcgttggccatgagcgaaaaatcccggaaggcaattcataaataaaaaatatggctgtggcttaggtaaggttaagcccaggatgcgaagcatactagcctttattttagttgttgaaccactgtttagcctggtgaactgctgttgcttggctatatttggttcggctagacgaagaaacaactcatgcattacttcttcgccttcaagagtggaacgcgacagcgttcccgtcgacccgccaaggggtgtaagacaatgggctacagggcagcgactacgcgccccgcattggacgcggtgagcgtcgagcaaagcagcgttcggcgcggcaacgaaatgtgcgcctgagcaagagacgcacgccttagaaacagcgcgtttctaaggcaacaccgcattcactagaggcgcttttgtaccgctttgaagcgttgtactcgtggctcagtggtagcgtctccgtcccacactccggagaccctggttcgattcccacccagcccgtcttgcaagagttgagccaaagccacttctcctctgtcgtgacgtcacggtgtcacgtgatttcatggtcaccgccgcgcctgaggagctgggttgagccctcgtaatatgcttcgcataaaacaacttgcaagatgggctaggtgggaatcgaagcAGGGTCTCCTGAGTGTGAGACGGACACGCTACAACTCAGTAATGATTTCGATGGTTCGAAGCgtgacaaaagcgcctctagtgaatgtggtgttgccttagaaacgtgccgtagaaaggtatactgtggtgtatatggGTAATTATGAACATGCAAGTTACAgtagtcgcagttaaacgagtagggaagtacgtttccgctacatttcttttgcgcacgcagagccatcttgcggcaaacacagaagaccccctccttgcaatgtacggcgctgACCCGACAGGTTGCGCGCCaatcgcccgcttctccccttcgtcttgtttgagcgcattggggccatGCGGGGACCGGTGCGGGGATGCCCTAATGCCCTTGCGTTTCATAAGCTTTCTCGTTCTCTCttcccttccaacttccagcgtgcgtcactcgaaccctcgtgtttaggcgacgcgacTCCTCTTTTCGCATTCCtcattcctaggtgcagcgtccgatgcgggacgcctctgacgtgatcgctgcgccgtagcgcgtctggagGGAAAGCGTCCCCttcgatgtgtgccgtgctgctagCGAGGAGTCatgcgaggagtcatgcgtctgtgtggggctcccaagcgagatagaggacgatcccatcgaggcgtcagcgccatgatcgcgtccgccttcatggcgcatcgcggcccggctgtccgtgccgatcacgacgtttggctcacgtagatcgtttctccctccgacaCACCGAgctctttggttcgttccgcttgctcaggcgcacgtttcgtctttgtgtgactcaagaacatgccgagcgaatgagtgggttgTGTGAACGGGGTGTGATAACGCTATcggttccactcttgaaggcgaagcttaagcgtcctccaacgTTTGTTTGAGTGGAAGTGGAGTGCTGAGTGGTGGAACCTTCTGTAACACCGGGGTAATTAAGTCATTGATATCTAATCTCAGGGACTCGTCAAGTGTTGGGATTTGTCTTGACTGAATCGTTTATATCACTCAGCCTTAATTGATCGATATACCTAAAAAAGGTTTGTTATTTGTGCCGGTTGTATAATGACGGCTTGAAAAAAAATGCGCTTGTTATAGTTGGCTGGGTTTAACGTCGCAAAATAAAATAGGTGCTAGCCTATAAATGTCGCCGTATGGTGGAGATTACCACGTCAAAGTCGACCATCTGGAGTTGTTCAACGTGTGTGCATGTGATGTTGGGTACaggaacgttctttttttttttcgttcctgtcCGTCCGAATTTGATAAGCTTGGAAGGGAAATCAGACTCGCACACTCATGCACAGCGCCATAGCCAAATTAGCCCTGCGGGTAATGACAGAGAGGTAGAggcaaaaagaaatgtacagttTCGACTCGTGCCTGAGCTACAAACTCATCTATGTGAAAGTAATAAGTCGATAAATAAACGCGTTGGGGGGGCGAAGCTTGGTCGTCGCTAAAACGTCTGCATTCAGCTGACATCAAGCGGGAGGCAGCTCATCAAAAGGAAAAtcgttttatcatttttttatcAAATATAGATGCCACTGGAAGTTGGCCGGAATCCTTACGTTGCGCGACTGGTTGCCTGGTCCCAATTTGCAGATCGGCATTTGCAACATCGCTCTCCCGGCGTCGCCGCGGTTCCGGCGGGCATTCAAGTGCAGCCCCGAACGACTACTCGTCACGAACTTCACGTGGCCAGAGCCCCCAGAACCGACCACCGCCGCGCCGTAGTTCCCTCGGTGTCATCATAAGCTCCAAGTCGAGCGTAGCTGATTGCTGGAGAGGGACTTGCGCCTTGCGAAAGATTTTGGAGGAAAGACCGTGCGTTTGTGTGTCTAGTGCTTTATCTACCTTTGGTTTATTAGACACTTatagctttttctttcttgctctctTGCCATACTCTTATTTGCTGTGTTTTCGCTCTA encodes:
- the LOC135905514 gene encoding phosphate-regulating neutral endopeptidase PHEX-like isoform X1 — translated: MESIILSNSPQQFITRHWEKSWASQERYHSGELTQPRGPQKEPPAVSGSGERLLPEEDTSHAGCWLRYVSFAVSIALAMSATLFTFPAVLVARIGSCQRGCFPLPKDLFLSLNRNVHPCDDFYGYVCSGWDAEHGHRTPIDRYRITFTRRVINAILLENIPLRSTKAKGKAAGLLFRCLSQTEREGIDKMKTFLDDLGLPWPSKSSSSRPQLLNILVRASLEFGMPMFWAFYVGRHPSRTSESTIYMTLDPRCMAWISDIEALRVRGNEDAYLRRCAEVVGREGQSYSRMISDVLDIHFAIVDLVRSHWSESATPAYNSLSDPDLRRAINGHLPDDAQIWPQDEVLNLQPNLFAQLDAMYLSKSEFQERFKLFLGAYVVWALSPMLSQYLMSSMLGYMNREESKRDYRFLRCIDAIESLLPLVLWQFQQDAQQDLALSWNMVRLSVHSVSSWIRTYGESTEQLANAITTKLASNAFNMTNTWDLLDDAYSYFPNSTAASFFDSYRRGARATAKFFKNSLRQPEHSIYHVPGLAGLRLYQVLTAREVVVCPFLVSPPLYESWHPPPILAALAGTDATGQILAVLKLFFFYNDRFEAYSEARLDHGARNMLASMRRFSELVKASDIMKNASLREKDDVCSASTAAHTASLMLDVMEQRHAPSAAGHHVAPTHGKTHWLYENERVFQEFLPEQIFFMLSCFYHCGNAGSRRQGKIGICNIALPASPRFRRAFKCSPERLLVTNFTWPEPPEPTTAAP
- the LOC135905514 gene encoding endothelin-converting enzyme-like 1 isoform X2, whose product is MESIILSNSPQQFITRHWEKSWASQERYHSGELTQPRGPQKEPPAVSGSGERLLPEEDTSHAGCWLRYVSFAVSIALAMSATLFTFPAVLVARIGSCQRGCFPLPKDLFLSLNRNVHPCDDFYGYVCSGWDAEHGHRTPIDRYRITFTRRVINAILLENIPLRSTKAKGKAAGLLFRCLSQTEREGIDKMKTFLDDLGLPWPSKSSSSRPQLLNILVRASLEFGMPMFWAFYVGRHPSRTSESTIYMTLDPRCMAWISDIEALRVRGNEDAYLRRCAEVVGREGQSYSRMISDVLDIHFAIVDLVRSHWSESATPAYNSLSDPDLRRAINGHLPDDAQIWPQDEVLNLQPNLFAQLDAMYLSKSEFQERFKLFLGAYVVWALSPMLSQYLMSSMLGYMNREESKRDYRFLRCIDAIESLLPLVLWQFQQDAQQDLALSWNMVRLSVHSVSSWIRTYGESTEQLANAITTKLASNAFNMTNTWDLLDDAYSYFPNSTAASFFDSYRRGARATAKFFKNSLRQPEHSIYHVPGLAGLRLYQVLTAREVVVCPFLVSPPLYESWHPPPILAALAGTDATGQILAVLKLFFFYNDRFEIGICNIALPASPRFRRAFKCSPERLLVTNFTWPEPPEPTTAAP